Proteins from a genomic interval of Nitrospina gracilis Nb-211:
- a CDS encoding sigma-70 family RNA polymerase sigma factor — protein sequence MDSKPNIDSEQWVDKYGDTMYRFTLVRVKDPMIAHDIIQTTLLAALQAQHTFAGKSSEKSWLFGILKHKIMDHFRSQKSQRTYELTPDDDADPYENAYNESGHWVSPPRNWEINPEKAVENTQLMEALNQCMDGLSGKFRDIFVMKEIEGMSSEDICKEMGIKPTNLWVILHRARNQLKKCLETHYWR from the coding sequence GTGGATAGCAAACCGAATATAGACAGCGAACAATGGGTCGACAAGTACGGGGATACCATGTACCGGTTTACCCTGGTCCGGGTAAAAGACCCGATGATCGCGCACGATATCATCCAGACCACCCTGCTCGCCGCCCTGCAGGCGCAACACACCTTCGCCGGAAAATCCTCGGAAAAAAGCTGGCTGTTCGGCATCCTGAAGCACAAGATCATGGACCACTTCCGCAGTCAGAAAAGTCAGCGGACCTATGAATTGACGCCGGACGACGATGCCGATCCCTACGAAAATGCTTATAATGAGAGCGGCCACTGGGTTTCGCCGCCGCGCAACTGGGAGATCAATCCAGAGAAGGCGGTGGAGAACACACAGCTTATGGAAGCGCTCAACCAGTGCATGGACGGGTTGTCCGGCAAGTTTCGCGACATCTTTGTGATGAAAGAAATTGAGGGAATGTCGTCAGAAGATATCTGCAAGGAAATGGGAATCAAACCGACTAACCTGTGGGTTATTCTGCACCGGGCCCGGAACCAACTGAAAAAGTGCCTGGAAACCCACTATTGGAGGTAG
- a CDS encoding ArsR/SmtB family transcription factor, with product MDKTPDTAECARILKSLGDESRLKIVQLLLQGECSVSQVVQSLNMAQPQVSHHLAILRGCGLVSTRREGNRIINFIDPEIRSMLNKKEPSLDLGCCSITF from the coding sequence ATGGACAAGACACCGGACACCGCCGAATGTGCACGCATCTTGAAGTCCCTGGGCGACGAATCCCGCCTTAAAATCGTCCAGCTTTTATTGCAGGGAGAATGCAGTGTGTCGCAAGTGGTGCAGTCGCTCAACATGGCGCAACCGCAGGTATCGCATCACCTGGCCATCCTGCGCGGATGCGGGCTGGTGAGCACGCGCCGTGAAGGCAACCGCATCATCAATTTCATCGATCCCGAAATCCGGTCCATGTTGAATAAAAAGGAACCGAGCCTGGATCTGGGATGCTGTTCGATCACCTTTTGA
- the pstA gene encoding phosphate ABC transporter permease PstA: protein MNRRAFEKLAIGISGALALFGCLILVFILVTVWMRGAPVLDWHFFTAPASGFGHDGGVRYQILGTVLLMTGAALACLPVALGSVLFSTEFVRSPRLKKNFRSLIYSLNAVPTVLFGLMGYIVFGVLLDTGVSWLTGTLILAIMILPTLHVSLLEAVESIPSHYREAGLALGLTPGQLIRSVILPHSMYGLVTGTLLGLARAAGETAAIMFTATVFSGVTVPRSFTEPVTTLQTHILVLAQEALDPNAVSQAWGAAFVLLMGVMVLIALALVWRTRLRMEAER, encoded by the coding sequence ATGAACCGGCGCGCGTTTGAAAAGCTGGCTATCGGCATCTCCGGGGCCCTCGCTCTTTTCGGTTGCCTGATCCTCGTGTTCATCCTCGTGACGGTATGGATGCGCGGCGCACCGGTGCTGGACTGGCATTTTTTCACCGCTCCGGCGTCCGGGTTCGGTCACGACGGCGGCGTGCGGTACCAGATTCTGGGCACGGTGCTGTTGATGACGGGCGCGGCCCTGGCGTGCCTGCCGGTGGCGCTGGGATCGGTGTTGTTTTCGACCGAGTTCGTGCGTTCGCCGCGCCTGAAGAAAAATTTCCGTTCCCTCATTTATTCGTTGAACGCCGTGCCGACGGTGCTGTTCGGCCTCATGGGTTACATCGTGTTCGGGGTTCTTCTGGACACGGGCGTGTCGTGGCTGACGGGCACGTTGATCCTCGCCATCATGATCCTGCCCACCCTGCACGTGAGTTTGCTGGAGGCGGTGGAATCGATTCCCAGCCACTACCGCGAGGCCGGGCTGGCGCTGGGGTTGACGCCGGGGCAGCTCATCCGCTCGGTGATCCTGCCGCACAGCATGTACGGCCTGGTGACGGGGACCTTGCTGGGCCTTGCCCGCGCGGCGGGGGAGACGGCGGCCATCATGTTCACCGCCACGGTGTTCTCCGGCGTCACCGTGCCGCGTTCGTTCACCGAGCCCGTCACCACCCTGCAGACGCATATCCTGGTGCTGGCGCAGGAGGCGCTCGATCCCAATGCCGTGTCGCAGGCGTGGGGTGCGGCGTTTGTTCTGCTGATGGGGGTGATGGTGCTGATCGCGCTGGCGCTGGTCTGGCGCACGCGCCTGCGCATGGAGGCCGAGCGATGA
- a CDS encoding tetratricopeptide repeat protein: MKKSHTARKPHFALSSGDEALSTLGEELLKKYPDMLEKVERFHRTDKAVRRKAERVLELFPYDWQDPEYFLDGVMHCVRGNYLGALGVFSDIMEKEPEAYPVYHMLGYVCGTMGKHKMEADYYRKSLKLKPDAVQVYYDLAIACWLMGKDQKAFAAMKDSVQRVQDFNVADHWLTYASDNLGRYIDPDTLAEKEEGEKVRCLAQAYYMLGHAFVEYGLNAAARTAFKNAVRIQPKFADAYYELGALHVKKLRNKERRKKYLEEAERLYVRKGDLLRASMAQQLNQLRDDAPEEEDSAEEWMKEGLRLQTLGLYQRAIDAYKMAISFEPKFLDAYYNMGVAYGSLEEQGMDTLVSAIGAFKQSIRLKPDFIHAHIALAAAYLRRGENRDVIYVLEKAREIDPDNHTVYYYLGTAYRLEGELETALDMFERAMRLAPDSLQVRFSLGLACMDCGHHDAARDALIEVLRIKPDFPDAHYLLGYLYREIFRLEEPAVAHLKKAERLYVKLKDHERVAKIHQLLEAASE; the protein is encoded by the coding sequence ATGAAAAAATCACATACCGCACGCAAACCGCATTTTGCGCTTTCTTCGGGAGATGAGGCGCTTTCGACGCTGGGCGAGGAGTTGCTCAAGAAGTACCCCGACATGCTGGAGAAGGTCGAGCGTTTTCACCGCACGGACAAGGCGGTGCGGCGCAAGGCCGAACGGGTGCTGGAGTTGTTTCCCTACGACTGGCAGGACCCGGAGTATTTTCTGGATGGGGTGATGCACTGCGTGCGCGGCAACTACCTGGGCGCGCTCGGCGTGTTCTCCGACATCATGGAGAAAGAACCGGAAGCCTACCCTGTCTATCACATGCTGGGTTACGTGTGCGGGACCATGGGCAAGCACAAGATGGAAGCGGATTACTACCGCAAGTCGCTGAAGCTGAAACCCGACGCGGTACAGGTGTATTACGATCTCGCCATCGCCTGCTGGTTGATGGGAAAAGATCAGAAAGCCTTTGCCGCAATGAAGGACAGCGTTCAGCGCGTGCAGGATTTCAATGTGGCCGATCACTGGCTGACTTACGCCTCCGACAACCTGGGGCGGTACATCGATCCCGACACGCTGGCGGAAAAGGAAGAAGGCGAAAAGGTGCGGTGCCTGGCGCAGGCGTATTACATGCTCGGCCATGCGTTCGTCGAATATGGGCTGAACGCCGCGGCGCGCACGGCGTTCAAAAACGCGGTGCGGATTCAACCGAAGTTCGCCGATGCGTATTACGAGCTGGGGGCGCTCCATGTCAAGAAACTGCGCAACAAGGAACGGCGTAAAAAATACCTGGAGGAAGCGGAACGCCTCTATGTGCGCAAGGGAGACCTGTTGCGCGCGTCGATGGCACAGCAGTTGAACCAGTTGCGTGACGACGCTCCAGAGGAGGAAGACTCCGCTGAGGAATGGATGAAGGAAGGACTTCGCCTGCAAACGCTGGGCCTGTACCAGCGCGCCATAGACGCCTACAAGATGGCCATCTCCTTCGAGCCGAAGTTCCTGGATGCGTATTACAACATGGGCGTCGCCTACGGCAGTCTGGAAGAGCAGGGCATGGACACGCTGGTCAGCGCCATCGGCGCGTTCAAACAGTCGATCCGTCTCAAGCCCGATTTCATTCACGCGCACATCGCCCTGGCCGCGGCGTACCTGCGGCGGGGGGAGAACCGCGATGTGATTTATGTGCTGGAGAAAGCGCGCGAGATCGATCCCGACAACCACACCGTGTATTATTACCTGGGCACGGCATACCGGCTGGAAGGCGAGTTGGAGACGGCGCTCGACATGTTCGAACGGGCCATGCGGCTGGCGCCGGATTCATTGCAGGTTCGGTTTTCTCTGGGACTCGCTTGCATGGACTGCGGACACCATGATGCGGCGCGCGATGCGTTGATCGAGGTCCTGCGCATCAAACCCGATTTTCCGGATGCGCATTACCTTCTGGGTTACTTGTACCGCGAAATATTCAGGTTGGAAGAGCCGGCGGTGGCACACCTGAAAAAAGCCGAAAGGCTGTACGTCAAATTAAAAGATCACGAACGCGTCGCTAAAATCCACCAATTGCTGGAAGCCGCAAGTGAGTGA
- a CDS encoding phosphate ABC transporter ATP-binding protein produces MSDQPVLSLEAVTLRYGERVVLDNVYGAFPRNSVCALTGASGSGKSTLLRTFCRMNDALPGFRVEGTVSVMGQDIYNEGVDVYTLRRRVGLIFQKPCVFPKSIYHNVVFGLRHHHPDKKNEFPGRVEQALKKAFLWNEVKDRLDDPAPTLSQGQQQRLAIARTLAVDPDILLMDEPTSALDPKSARAIEELILSLKSQHTVVWVTHQVEQARRTADCILRVEGGGVVADKGQPL; encoded by the coding sequence ATGAGCGATCAACCGGTGCTGTCGCTGGAGGCGGTCACGCTGCGCTACGGAGAGCGCGTGGTGCTCGACAACGTGTACGGCGCGTTTCCGCGTAACTCCGTGTGCGCGCTGACAGGCGCTTCGGGGAGCGGCAAGTCCACGCTCCTGCGCACGTTCTGCCGGATGAACGACGCGTTGCCCGGTTTTCGCGTGGAAGGAACCGTTTCGGTGATGGGACAGGATATTTATAACGAGGGGGTGGATGTGTACACCTTGCGCCGCCGTGTGGGATTGATTTTTCAGAAACCCTGCGTGTTTCCCAAAAGCATTTATCACAACGTGGTGTTCGGGTTGCGTCACCATCACCCGGACAAGAAAAACGAGTTTCCCGGCCGCGTCGAGCAGGCGCTCAAAAAGGCGTTTCTGTGGAACGAGGTGAAAGACCGCCTCGATGACCCGGCGCCGACGTTGTCGCAGGGACAGCAACAGCGCCTGGCCATTGCCCGCACGCTGGCGGTGGATCCCGACATCCTGCTGATGGACGAACCCACGTCGGCGCTCGATCCCAAATCGGCCCGCGCCATCGAGGAGTTGATCCTGTCCCTCAAATCCCAGCACACCGTGGTGTGGGTGACGCATCAGGTGGAACAGGCCCGGCGCACCGCCGACTGCATTCTGCGCGTGGAGGGCGGCGGCGTGGTGGCGGATAAAGGCCAGCCTCTCTAA
- the zwf gene encoding glucose-6-phosphate dehydrogenase → MVKLDNCILVIFGASGDLTRRKLVPALFNLYQKDMLPEKFAVLGVSRTKMTDASFRKSLAEGVEDADEKPDPDDFRRFAKALHYLSIDPGEASDYSKLVKRLKKLDESLGTEGNFIYYLSIAPSMYEVIVENLGVAGLQKEKKHDQAYKRIIVEKPFGYDLASGQMLNKKLLKVFREPQIYRIDHYLGKETVQNLLVFRFSNGIFEPLWNRNFVDHVEITAAETVGVGTRGRYYDASGALRDMVQNHLLQILGIIAMEPPPSFDSFAVRNETVKVFQSLKPITEDKVEDLVVRGQYTKSQINGQIIPGYREEEHVPPFSRTETFVAMKVFIENWRWGGVPFFIRTGKRLPTRVTEVVIHFKSTPHILFRHKGEHVSVPNQLIIRIQPDEGILLNFGMKRPGAGFHVEKVNMDFHYSELGDTSLADAYERLLLDCIQGDPTLFARGDAVESCWRFVDPILKHWAAKPGEAIYGYPAGTWGPRQASALFSQAGMDWHCPCRNLVEDGLFCEL, encoded by the coding sequence ATGGTCAAACTCGATAACTGCATCCTCGTCATCTTCGGCGCGTCCGGCGACCTGACCCGGCGCAAACTCGTTCCGGCGTTGTTCAATCTGTATCAGAAGGATATGCTTCCGGAAAAGTTCGCCGTGCTCGGCGTCAGCCGCACCAAAATGACCGATGCCTCCTTCCGCAAATCCCTCGCCGAAGGCGTGGAGGACGCGGACGAAAAGCCGGACCCCGACGATTTCCGCAGATTCGCCAAAGCCCTTCATTATCTTTCCATCGATCCCGGGGAAGCCAGCGACTACAGCAAGCTGGTCAAGCGTCTGAAGAAGCTCGACGAGAGTCTTGGCACCGAAGGCAATTTCATCTACTACCTGTCCATCGCACCGTCGATGTATGAAGTCATCGTCGAAAATCTGGGCGTGGCGGGCCTGCAAAAGGAAAAGAAACACGACCAGGCCTACAAACGCATCATTGTCGAAAAACCTTTCGGCTACGATCTCGCTTCCGGGCAGATGCTCAACAAGAAACTGCTCAAGGTGTTCCGCGAACCGCAGATTTACCGCATCGATCACTACCTCGGCAAGGAAACCGTGCAGAACCTTCTCGTGTTCCGGTTTTCCAACGGCATCTTCGAACCGTTGTGGAACCGCAACTTCGTCGATCACGTGGAGATCACCGCCGCGGAAACCGTGGGCGTGGGCACGCGCGGCCGGTATTACGACGCCTCCGGGGCGCTCCGCGACATGGTGCAGAACCATCTGCTCCAGATCCTCGGTATCATCGCCATGGAGCCGCCGCCTTCATTCGATTCGTTTGCCGTGCGCAACGAAACGGTGAAGGTGTTTCAGTCACTGAAGCCGATCACCGAAGACAAGGTGGAAGACCTGGTCGTGCGCGGCCAGTACACGAAATCGCAGATCAACGGGCAGATCATTCCCGGTTACCGCGAGGAGGAACACGTCCCTCCTTTTTCGCGAACGGAGACGTTCGTTGCGATGAAAGTATTCATCGAGAACTGGCGCTGGGGCGGCGTGCCTTTTTTCATCCGCACCGGCAAGCGCCTGCCGACGCGCGTGACGGAGGTGGTGATCCATTTCAAAAGCACGCCGCACATCCTGTTTCGGCACAAGGGCGAACACGTCTCCGTGCCCAACCAGCTCATCATCCGCATTCAGCCGGACGAGGGCATTCTGCTCAACTTCGGCATGAAACGCCCCGGCGCGGGCTTTCACGTCGAGAAGGTCAACATGGACTTTCATTACTCGGAACTGGGCGACACCAGCCTGGCCGATGCCTACGAACGCTTGCTGTTGGACTGCATCCAGGGCGATCCCACCCTGTTCGCGCGCGGCGATGCGGTGGAGTCCTGTTGGCGGTTCGTCGATCCCATCCTCAAACACTGGGCCGCCAAGCCCGGCGAAGCCATCTACGGTTATCCCGCCGGCACCTGGGGTCCGCGTCAGGCCAGCGCGCTGTTCTCCCAGGCGGGTATGGACTGGCATTGCCCCTGCAGGAACCTGGTCGAAGACGGCCTGTTCTGCGAGTTGTAA
- a CDS encoding molybdopterin-dependent oxidoreductase, with product MTRSAFIRFMLASLALCLLAPLRALARPWRTTHKSARRGSVLHVSDMTPDIARPTGKLSPITPVKRFYVEDISGPPDALPRNASSWTLRLAGDITRPQSLRYDDIIQRPSVTRIITLNCIGNPIGGYAIGNAEWTGLPLARLIEDMDPDFLADTMVLKGADGYHDSLPLSAAKHPGALLVHGMNGQPLTRDHGFPLRVLVPGYYGIKQVKWLQEIRIQNGPHTGYWQKLNWTQSGKVKIFSRIDHPQQGQWLESRRTTLRGVAFAGDRGIQYVQVSLDGEKNWSLAKLEKPLSPYSWVFWSYPVTFPRAGRYRIAVRAADQFSGIQRDDHRNPFPAGVSGIHRVDVNVM from the coding sequence ATGACCCGCAGTGCTTTTATACGATTCATGCTCGCGTCGCTGGCGCTGTGTCTGCTCGCGCCTTTGCGCGCGCTGGCGCGTCCGTGGCGGACGACGCACAAAAGCGCCCGGCGCGGATCGGTCCTGCACGTCTCCGACATGACGCCGGACATCGCCCGCCCCACCGGCAAACTCTCCCCCATCACGCCCGTCAAACGGTTTTACGTGGAAGACATCTCCGGCCCGCCGGATGCGCTTCCCCGCAACGCGTCTTCGTGGACCCTGCGCCTTGCAGGCGACATCACCAGACCGCAATCCCTGCGCTACGATGACATTATCCAACGGCCGTCGGTCACGCGCATCATCACCCTCAACTGCATCGGCAATCCCATCGGCGGCTATGCCATCGGCAATGCGGAGTGGACGGGCTTGCCGCTCGCCCGGTTGATCGAAGACATGGACCCGGACTTTCTCGCCGACACGATGGTGCTGAAAGGCGCGGACGGCTACCACGACAGCCTGCCCCTCAGCGCCGCCAAACACCCCGGCGCGCTTCTGGTGCACGGCATGAACGGCCAACCGCTGACGCGCGACCACGGTTTTCCCCTGCGCGTGCTGGTGCCGGGCTATTACGGCATCAAGCAGGTGAAGTGGTTGCAGGAAATCCGCATCCAGAACGGACCGCACACGGGATACTGGCAAAAACTCAATTGGACGCAAAGCGGGAAAGTAAAAATCTTCAGCCGTATCGATCACCCGCAACAGGGGCAGTGGCTGGAGTCGCGACGCACCACCCTGCGCGGCGTGGCGTTTGCAGGGGACCGGGGCATCCAGTATGTGCAGGTGTCGCTGGACGGAGAAAAAAACTGGTCGCTGGCGAAGCTCGAAAAACCGTTGTCGCCGTACTCCTGGGTGTTCTGGTCGTATCCCGTCACCTTTCCGCGTGCGGGACGTTACCGCATCGCCGTGCGTGCGGCGGATCAGTTCAGCGGCATACAGCGCGACGACCACCGCAACCCGTTTCCCGCCGGCGTCTCCGGCATTCACCGCGTCGATGTCAACGTGATGTGA
- the pgl gene encoding 6-phosphogluconolactonase, which translates to MTDSQAHWFVREDAESTARALAKEWVRRAGVAASNGLPFRIALPGGSTPRRLMEVVAQTENAKAIDWSRVHLFWGDERCVPPDHAESNYRMAKDALLDRIPIPSANIHRIRGEDDPHKEAVRYAEELRRVFDVSADAVPRFDWILLGMGADGHTASLFPGQTDVLECRDLCAVARQPKNGQARITLTFPVLNAALCVSFLVTGAGKAERLVAVRRAPDRKQRYPASRVEAERIEWWVDKAAASRPE; encoded by the coding sequence ATGACGGATTCGCAAGCTCACTGGTTCGTGCGCGAGGATGCGGAGAGCACCGCGCGTGCGTTGGCGAAGGAATGGGTGCGCCGCGCCGGGGTGGCGGCGTCCAACGGTCTGCCGTTTCGCATTGCGCTTCCCGGCGGTTCGACTCCGCGACGCCTTATGGAGGTGGTTGCGCAGACGGAAAACGCGAAGGCCATCGACTGGTCGCGCGTGCATCTGTTCTGGGGTGATGAGCGGTGCGTGCCGCCGGATCACGCCGAAAGCAACTACCGCATGGCCAAGGATGCGTTGTTGGACCGCATCCCGATCCCTTCCGCAAACATCCACCGCATCCGCGGCGAGGATGACCCACACAAGGAAGCGGTGCGCTATGCAGAAGAACTTCGGCGTGTGTTCGACGTTTCTGCGGATGCGGTGCCGCGTTTCGACTGGATTCTGCTAGGCATGGGGGCGGACGGGCACACGGCCTCGCTTTTTCCCGGGCAGACGGACGTTCTGGAATGCCGCGACCTGTGCGCGGTGGCGCGTCAACCGAAGAACGGCCAGGCGCGCATCACGCTGACATTTCCCGTATTGAATGCCGCTCTTTGCGTGTCGTTTCTGGTCACAGGCGCGGGAAAGGCGGAACGGCTGGTGGCGGTGCGCCGGGCCCCGGATCGAAAGCAACGTTACCCCGCCTCGCGTGTGGAAGCGGAGCGCATCGAGTGGTGGGTGGATAAAGCGGCGGCGTCACGGCCTGAATGA
- a CDS encoding TVP38/TMEM64 family protein, with translation MKKKIAVLVVFALAIAAFYVFDLGRFLSLESLKTHREQLYALYEANTGSMIFGFIAVYIVTVALSLPGATILTLTAGAIFGAWTGTLIVNVGATVGATLAFLAARFLLQDWVEKKFGDRIKTFNDGFSNNALGYILFLRLVPLFPFFLINLVSGLTRVRLGTYFFGTMFGIMPGSFVYANAGANLASIDKLGDIASPQVLGSFALLGLFALIPTLYKQFKGKKNLPPDVKEAENANDA, from the coding sequence ATGAAAAAAAAGATCGCGGTGCTGGTGGTGTTCGCGCTGGCCATCGCCGCATTTTATGTTTTCGATCTCGGGCGGTTTCTGTCTCTGGAAAGTTTGAAAACGCACCGGGAGCAGTTGTACGCGCTTTATGAGGCCAACACGGGATCGATGATCTTCGGTTTCATCGCCGTGTACATCGTGACTGTGGCGCTCAGCCTGCCCGGTGCGACCATCCTCACCCTCACTGCGGGCGCCATTTTCGGTGCGTGGACGGGGACGCTCATCGTCAACGTCGGCGCGACGGTCGGGGCGACGCTGGCGTTCCTGGCGGCGCGGTTTCTGCTTCAGGACTGGGTGGAAAAGAAGTTCGGCGATCGCATCAAAACGTTCAACGATGGTTTTTCCAACAACGCGCTGGGGTACATTTTATTCCTGCGGCTGGTTCCCCTGTTTCCGTTCTTCCTCATCAATCTCGTCTCCGGCCTCACCCGTGTGCGGCTCGGCACGTACTTCTTCGGCACCATGTTCGGCATCATGCCGGGTTCGTTCGTGTACGCCAATGCCGGGGCGAACCTCGCCTCCATCGATAAGCTGGGCGACATCGCCTCGCCGCAGGTGCTGGGATCGTTCGCCCTGCTCGGTCTGTTCGCCCTCATCCCAACACTATACAAACAATTCAAAGGTAAAAAGAATCTGCCGCCGGATGTGAAGGAAGCCGAAAACGCGAACGACGCGTGA
- the gnd gene encoding phosphogluconate dehydrogenase (NAD(+)-dependent, decarboxylating) — MRIGFVGLGKMGASMVQRLISEGHEVVAHDRSEERMAVAVRQGAQSADTLSTLVKQLPERKVVWIMVPAGVPVWETVEALLGLLGPNDIIIDGGNSNWRDTGKVAEKVHDRGLHYIDCGTSGGVWGLKEGYCLMYGGHDEPCRYVEPVFEALAPENGYLHVGASGSGHFVKMVHNGIEYGMMQAYAEGFELMNNSPFDIDLHAVSEVWQRGSVVRSWLLELAALALKDDPNLSKLEPYVEDSGEGRWAVQAAIDFDTPAPVITQSLFARFQSRQQNSFAMKLLAALRNQFGGHAVKGK, encoded by the coding sequence ATGAGGATCGGATTTGTGGGGTTGGGAAAGATGGGCGCCAGCATGGTCCAGCGCCTGATTTCCGAGGGGCACGAGGTGGTGGCGCACGACCGTTCCGAAGAGAGAATGGCGGTTGCGGTGCGGCAGGGCGCGCAGTCCGCCGATACGCTCAGCACACTGGTGAAACAGCTTCCGGAGAGAAAGGTGGTGTGGATCATGGTGCCCGCCGGGGTGCCGGTGTGGGAGACGGTGGAGGCACTGCTGGGATTGCTGGGCCCGAACGACATCATCATCGATGGCGGCAACTCCAACTGGCGGGATACGGGCAAGGTGGCTGAGAAAGTGCACGACCGCGGCCTGCATTATATCGACTGCGGCACCAGCGGCGGGGTGTGGGGATTGAAAGAAGGCTACTGTCTGATGTACGGCGGACACGACGAACCCTGCCGGTATGTGGAACCCGTCTTCGAAGCCCTGGCGCCGGAGAACGGCTACCTGCACGTGGGCGCGAGCGGTTCCGGGCATTTCGTCAAGATGGTGCACAACGGCATCGAATACGGCATGATGCAGGCGTACGCCGAAGGATTCGAGCTCATGAACAACTCGCCGTTCGACATCGACCTCCATGCGGTGAGTGAAGTGTGGCAGAGAGGAAGCGTGGTGCGGTCGTGGTTGCTGGAGCTGGCGGCATTGGCGTTAAAGGACGACCCGAACCTGTCGAAGCTGGAACCGTATGTCGAGGACAGCGGCGAAGGGCGCTGGGCGGTACAGGCGGCGATCGATTTCGACACCCCCGCTCCGGTCATCACGCAAAGCCTGTTCGCGCGGTTTCAGTCGCGCCAGCAGAATTCGTTCGCCATGAAACTGCTTGCGGCGCTTCGCAACCAGTTCGGCGGGCACGCGGTGAAAGGCAAATAA
- a CDS encoding methyltransferase domain-containing protein has protein sequence MNERRSEMDMEATVSRDDVREYYSKAAAATQENLCCPVKYEPGDLSHIPEEVLGISYGCGSPVGRADIQPGETMVDLGCGGGIDCFIAARGVGKTGRVIGVDMTEAMLNVARNNAGRVAENLGYNNLEFHHGFLESIPVEDNCADVVTSNCVVNLSPSKRDVFQEIRRILKPGGRFVIADIISDQPVPTAMRENRELWGECVSGALTLDEFLDYSRQAGFYGFQVIKDYLWKEVEGIKFYSYLLTAYKPLDVEESCCSGNVLAVYAGPFNEVTCEGITFPVGKVVEIKEELGEILSHGPYRGLFNITDPETEQVEDSGDDSCCG, from the coding sequence ATGAACGAACGGCGATCGGAAATGGATATGGAAGCGACGGTTTCCCGCGACGACGTGCGGGAGTATTACTCCAAGGCCGCGGCGGCCACGCAGGAAAACCTGTGTTGCCCCGTCAAGTACGAACCCGGCGACCTCTCCCACATTCCGGAAGAAGTGCTGGGTATTTCCTATGGTTGCGGCAGTCCGGTGGGCCGCGCCGATATCCAGCCCGGTGAAACGATGGTGGACCTGGGTTGCGGCGGCGGCATCGACTGCTTCATCGCCGCGCGGGGCGTCGGCAAAACGGGCCGCGTCATCGGCGTGGACATGACCGAAGCAATGCTGAACGTCGCCCGCAACAACGCCGGCCGCGTGGCGGAGAACCTGGGCTACAACAACCTGGAGTTCCACCACGGCTTTCTGGAATCGATCCCGGTGGAGGATAACTGCGCCGACGTGGTCACCTCCAACTGCGTGGTCAACCTGTCTCCCAGCAAACGTGACGTGTTTCAGGAAATCCGCCGCATCCTGAAACCCGGCGGACGCTTCGTCATCGCCGACATCATCTCCGACCAACCCGTCCCCACCGCCATGCGCGAGAACCGCGAGCTGTGGGGCGAGTGCGTCTCCGGCGCGCTCACACTCGACGAATTCCTCGACTATTCCCGGCAGGCCGGGTTCTACGGTTTTCAGGTCATCAAAGACTACCTGTGGAAAGAGGTCGAGGGCATCAAGTTCTATTCGTACCTGCTCACCGCCTACAAACCGCTGGACGTCGAAGAATCCTGTTGCAGTGGCAACGTGCTCGCCGTTTACGCCGGGCCGTTCAACGAAGTCACCTGCGAGGGGATCACGTTTCCGGTCGGAAAGGTCGTGGAGATCAAGGAAGAGTTGGGCGAGATTTTGAGCCACGGTCCGTACCGCGGCCTGTTCAACATCACCGACCCGGAAACCGAACAGGTGGAAGACAGCGGCGACGACTCCTGTTGCGGTTGA